The Solanum lycopersicum chromosome 9, SLM_r2.1 genome window below encodes:
- the LOC101247653 gene encoding flocculation protein FLO11-like isoform X4, with protein sequence MDMAGKGNNDEQFPQLHESKEPEKARRKGKVNLRKSLAWDSAFFTDAGVLDADELSCMIKGGDKQTLPMIEEDVRQSLDSISTLESDNLTLEHIESELFGDIRASIQKVAIPTSGDLSAKTDNVANSSAKKVDLASKDRMKPIIAPKRTSGAQAGIPKSQPKQITGTQRLGKGLNQDKAQVTQSISRTTSVASLKPPKVNTKLQPVYASKRASLDITRVKSDNDSMKISTASVRGAQTPKASALNKTSRVLPKPATSMKPSSVGSSPAMKMHAIRSSSDSSGSTSSDKTAKSSIPVVRRKIDSKPIAQPSASAKLKTPSKAAVKSKLPSGNSAVSAYLMSSKINANISPASSISEWSSVSSSSSAIQRSSKLRTSFDTSSCRSFDSDTSALDINNQLIDQKSDKPEIRGTTLPRESSKQAGSVSRPASMMKPTGLRMPSPKMGYFDGVKAVRTPNGTHSNPSTALYKKEATICSPKVNSNTKAKSVKVPLRANRKPETLKHLSPLSSSDKSNISDNHSGTQSSSASPVPKTETIVCSPKGNSNTIAKSVRVPLRANKKPETLKHRSPASSSDKSNVSDNHIGGPSDITLIPELSLEVQHEISGANIDVLAEEPDPFEHIQSAGWVATQGENQGIASALNSEEDMAEGRDTVEHVADASLVATKSENQGTASILNNEEVVSLVSSMSEIQGIASKLNNEEVVAEGPDTVEHVADASLLAAILNNGEVVAKGSDTVEHVADASLVAAILNNEEVLAEGPGTVEHVADDSLVAAILNNEEVVAKGFDTVEHVADVSLVTAILNNEEVVAEGSGTVDHVADASLVSTILNNEEVVPEGPVTVEHVADYSLVAAILNNEEVVAEGSDTVEHAADASLVAAILNNEEVVAEGPDTVEHVADDGLVAIKSEQQVIDNNDIHEIKSENQIIANTLNNEVVAEVPEAVEHIAGDALFAIESENEVIVKNDTNVIKSEYLRLEEVVADEPDTVEHVACDGLVAIKTENKVTMNNDTNVINSEHQRIEEVVADEPDTVEHVAGNGLVAIKSENQVIVTNDTDVIMSEHQRIEEVVADEPVTVEHVAGDGLVVMKSENQVTLNNDTVIIKSESQRVASTLNNKDFVAEGPDTVEDVPGDGFAAIESENHSVLNNDPAGLAAIKGQKQGVMENEMNLDTIEKIDIKPVEVSITENIRRCQTEDEDGVGVQCNGNYNLDVPSQMNEMNLEDNENGYNLDMPSQMDEMNLEDDVNGDLKHTRTDHVEREYDSTFRGDEGRVDVKDDLNTPEKTNAKKYVCANQADQSNSQVEEVSMTPFSNKVESLMNKLAYLSLNTPQTAVRRIPFAVKNSSGDCLDFCEGAGHVVGKTDLDLPSLQIDHKENNNL encoded by the exons ATGGACATGGCTGGTAAAGGTAACAATGATGAGCAGTTCCCTCAGCTGCATGAGTCGAAGGAACCTGAGAAGGCCAGAAGAAAAGGAAAGGTCAATTTGCGCAAAAGTTTAGCTTGGGATAGTGCTTTCTTTACAGATGCAG GTGTGCTTGATGCCGATGAGTTGTCCTGCATGATTAAGGGAGGTGATAAACAAACTTTACCTATGATTGAGGAGGATGTACGACAATCACTTGATTCAATTTCCACGTTGGAAAGTGATAATTTGACACTAGAACATATTGAATCAGAGTTATTTGGAGATATAAGAGCCTCAATCCAGAAGGTGGCCATTCCAACTAGTGGGGATTTATCTGCAAAGACAGATAATGTAGCTAATTCTT CGGCAAAGAAAGTGGATCTTGCTTCAAAAGATAGG ATGAAGCCAATAATTGCTCCAAAAAGAACTAGTGGAGCACAAGCTGGGATACCCAAAAGTCAGCCAAAGCAAATTACTGGAACACAAAGATTGGGTAAAGGGTTGAACCAGGATAAGGCACAAGTCACACAG TCTATCAGTAGAACGACAAGTGTAGCATCATTAAAGCCTCCAAAAGTTAACACAAAGTTGCAACCTGTTTATGCATCCAAAAGGGCTTCTTTGGATATCACACGAGTCAAATCAGATAATGACAGCATGAAAATCAGTACAG CTTCTGTTAGAGGGGCTCAGACACCAAAAGCATCTGCCTTAAATAAAACCAGTAGGGTGTTGCCCAAACCTGCTACATCGATGAAGCCATCTTCTGTGGGATCTTCACCTGCAATGAAAATGCATGCAATAAGATCTTCAAGTGATAGTTCTGGAAGTACTTCATCTGACAAGACAGCTAAGTCTTCAATTCCTGTAGTGAGGAGAAAGATTGATAGCAAACCTATTGCCCAACCTTCTGCAAGTGCAAAACTCAAAACCCCTTCAAAAGCCGCGGTGAAGAGTAAACTACCATCTGGGAATTCTGCTGTCTCAGCTTATCTGATGTCTTCGAAGATCAACGCAAATATATCGCCTGCTAGTTCTATTAGTGAGTGGTCTTCtgtatcatcatcatcttctgcGATCCAAAGGTCAAGCAAGTTAAGGACTAGCTTTGACACCAGCTCCTGCAGATCTTTTGATAGTGACACCTCAGCTTTGGATATAAACAATCAATTAATTGATCAGAAGTCAGATAAGCCCGAGATTAGGGGAACAACTTTACCTAGAGAGAGTTCAAAGCAAGCAGGCTCAGTTTCTCGTCCAGCCTCTATGATGAAACCAACAGGATTGCGCATGCCATCCCCGAAGATGGGTTACTTTGATGGG GTGAAGGCAGTCCGCACTCCTAATGGTACTCATTCCAATCCGTCTACTGCACTGTACAAGAAGGAAGCTACCATCTGTAGCCCTAAAGTAAACTCAAACACTAAAGCTAAGAGTGTAAAAGTTCCACTGAGGGCAAACAGAAAGCCTGAAACTCTGAAACACCTCTCTCCTTTATCTTCTTCAGACAAGTCAAATATTTCAGATAATCACTCTGGCACTCAATCCAGTTCAGCTAGTCCAGTGCCCAAAACTGAAACTATCGTCTGTAGCCCAAAAGGAAACTCAAACACAATAGCCAAGAGTGTGAGGGTCCCTCTTAGGGCAAATAAAAAGCCTGAAACTCTGAAACACCGCTCTCCTGCATCTTCTTCAGACAAGTCAAATGTTTCAGATAATCACATTGGTGGTCCAAGTGATATTACTCTTATTCCTGAGTTATCTCTTGAAGTTCAACATGAAATAAGTGGAGCAAATATCGATGTTCTGGCAGAAGAACCTGATCCATTTGAACACATCCAAAGTGCTGGTTGGGTTGCAACTCAGGGTGAAAACCAAGGCATAGCAAGTGCTTTGAACAGTGAGGAAGATATGGCTGAAGGACGTGATACAGTTGAGCATGTTGCAGATGCTAGCTTGGTTGCAACTAAGAGTGAAAACCAAGGTACAGCAAGTAtattgaacaatgaggaagttgTCTCTTTGGTTTCAAGTATGAGTGAAATCCAAGGAATAGCAAGTAaattgaacaatgaggaagttgTGGCCGAAGGACCTGATACAGTTGAACATGTTGCAGATGCCAGTTTGCTTGCAGCTATATTGAACAATGGGGAAGTTGTAGCCAAAGGATCTGATACAGTTGAGCATGTTGCAGATGCTAGTTTGGTTGCGGCTAtattgaacaatgaggaagtttTGGCTGAAGGACCTGGTACAGTTGAACATGTTGCAGATGATAGTTTGGTTGCAGCTAtattgaacaatgaggaagttgTGGCCAAAGGATTTGATACAGTTGAGCATGTTGCAGATGTTAGTTTGGTTACAGCTAtattgaacaatgaggaagttgTAGCCGAAGGATCTGGTACAGTTGATCATGTTGCAGATGCTAGTTTGGTGTCAACTAtattgaacaatgaggaagttgTGCCTGAAGGACCTGTTACAGTTGAACATGTTGCAGATTATAGTTTGGTTGCAGCTatattgaacaatgaagaagttgtAGCCGAAGGATCTGATACAGTTGAGCATGCTGCAGATGCTAGTTTGGTTGCGGCTAtattgaacaatgaggaagttgTGGCTGAAGGACCTGATACAGTTGAACATGTTGCAGATGATGGTTTGGTTGCAATTAAGAGTGAACAGCAAGTCATTGATAACAATGATATTCACGAGATTAAGAGTGAAAACCAAATAATAGCAAACACTTTGAACAATGAAGTTGTGGCGGAAGTGCCAGAAGCAGTTGAACATATAGCAGGTGATGCTTTGTTTGCAATTGAGAGTGAAAATGAAGTCATTGTGAAGAATGATACAAATGTGATTAAAAGTGAATACCTAAGACTAGAGGAAGTTGTAGCCGATGAACCTGACACAGTTGAACACGTTGCATGTGATGGTTTGGTTGCAATTAAGACCGAAAATAAAGTCACTATGAACAATGATACAAATGTGATTAACAGTGAACACCAGAGAATAGAGGAAGTTGTCGCCGATGAACCTGACACAGTTGAACACGTCGCAGGTAATGGTTTGGTTGCAATTAAGAGTGAAAATCAAGTCATTGTGACTAATGATACAGATGTGATCATGAGTGAACACCAAAGAATAGAGGAAGTTGTGGCTGATGAGCCCGTCACAGTTGAACATGTTGCAGGTGATGGTTTGGTTGTAATGAAGAGTGAAAACCAAGTCACTTTGAACAATGATACAGTTATCATTAAGAGTGAAAGCCAAAGAGTAGCAAGTACTTTGAACAATAAGGACTTTGTGGCTGAAGGACCTGATACAGTTGAAGATGTTCCAGGTGATGGTTTTGCTGCGATTGAGAGCGAAAATCACAGTGTTTTGAACAATGATCCGGCTGGTTTGGCTGCAATTAAGGGTCAAAAACAAGGTGTTATGGAGAATGAAATGAACTTGGATACTATTGAGAAGATTGACATCAAGCCTGTTGAGGTTTCTATTACTGAAAACATTAGACGGTGTCAAACAGAGGATGAAGATGGAGTAGGTGTTCAGTGCAATGGTAATTATAATTTGGACGTGCCTAGCCAGATGAATGAGATGAACCTGGAGGATAATGAAAATGGTTATAATTTGGACATGCCTAGCCAGATGGATGAGATGAACCTGGAGGATGATGTAAATGGTGACCTCAAACATACCAGGACTGATCATGTCGAGAGAGAATATGACTCAACTTTCAGAGGTGATGAAGGTAGAGTAGATGTCAAGGATGATTTGAATACTCCTGAGAAAACAAATGCAAAGAAATATGTGTGCGCAAATCAAGCGGACCAATCAAACAGTCAGGTAGAAGAAGTCAGCATGACCCCATTTAGCAATAAGGTTGAATCTCTAATGAACAAATTGGCCTATTTGTCACTAAATACCCCTCAGACAGCAGTTAGAAGGATCCCCTTTGCTGTCAAGAATTCTTCCGGTGATTGTCTTGATTTTTGTGAAGGAGCTGGACATGTAGTTGGGAAGACTGATTTAGATTTGCCTTCTTTGCAAATCGATCATAAAGAGAACAACAATTTATGA
- the LOC101247653 gene encoding uncharacterized protein isoform X3 — translation MDMAGKGNNDEQFPQLHESKEPEKARRKGKVNLRKSLAWDSAFFTDAGVLDADELSCMIKGGDKQTLPMIEEDVRQSLDSISTLESDNLTLEHIESELFGDIRASIQKVAIPTSGDLSAKTDNVANSSAKKVDLASKDRMKPIIAPKRTSGAQAGIPKSQPKQITGTQRLGKGLNQDKAQVTQSISRTTSVASLKPPKVNTKLQPVYASKRASLDITRVKSDNDSMKISTGTSVRGAQTPKASALNKTSRVLPKPATSMKPSSVGSSPAMKMHAIRSSSDSSGSTSSDKTAKSSIPVVRRKIDSKPIAQPSASAKLKTPSKAAVKSKLPSGNSAVSAYLMSSKINANISPASSISEWSSVSSSSSAIQRSSKLRTSFDTSSCRSFDSDTSALDINNQLIDQKSDKPEIRGTTLPRESSKQAGSVSRPASMMKPTGLRMPSPKMGYFDGVKAVRTPNGTHSNPSTALYKKEATICSPKVNSNTKAKSVKVPLRANRKPETLKHLSPLSSSDKSNISDNHSGTQSSSASPVPKTETIVCSPKGNSNTIAKSVRVPLRANKKPETLKHRSPASSSDKSNVSDNHIGGPSDITLIPELSLEVQHEISGANIDVLAEEPDPFEHIQSAGWVATQGENQGIASALNSEEDMAEGRDTVEHVADASLVATKSENQGTASILNNEEVVSLVSSMSEIQGIASKLNNEEVVAEGPDTVEHVADASLLAAILNNGEVVAKGSDTVEHVADASLVAAILNNEEVLAEGPGTVEHVADDSLVAAILNNEEVVAKGFDTVEHVADVSLVTAILNNEEVVAEGSGTVDHVADASLVSTILNNEEVVPEGPVTVEHVADYSLVAAILNNEEVVAEGSDTVEHAADASLVAAILNNEEVVAEGPDTVEHVADDGLVAIKSEQQVIDNNDIHEIKSENQIIANTLNNEVVAEVPEAVEHIAGDALFAIESENEVIVKNDTNVIKSEYLRLEEVVADEPDTVEHVACDGLVAIKTENKVTMNNDTNVINSEHQRIEEVVADEPDTVEHVAGNGLVAIKSENQVIVTNDTDVIMSEHQRIEEVVADEPVTVEHVAGDGLVVMKSENQVTLNNDTVIIKSESQRVASTLNNKDFVAEGPDTVEDVPGDGFAAIESENHSVLNNDPAGLAAIKGQKQGVMENEMNLDTIEKIDIKPVEVSITENIRRCQTEDEDGVGVQCNGNYNLDVPSQMNEMNLEDNENGYNLDMPSQMDEMNLEDDVNGDLKHTRTDHVEREYDSTFRGDEGRVDVKDDLNTPEKTNAKKYVCANQADQSNSQVEEVSMTPFSNKVESLMNKLAYLSLNTPQTAVRRIPFAVKNSSGDCLDFCEGAGHVVGKTDLDLPSLQIDHKENNNL, via the exons ATGGACATGGCTGGTAAAGGTAACAATGATGAGCAGTTCCCTCAGCTGCATGAGTCGAAGGAACCTGAGAAGGCCAGAAGAAAAGGAAAGGTCAATTTGCGCAAAAGTTTAGCTTGGGATAGTGCTTTCTTTACAGATGCAG GTGTGCTTGATGCCGATGAGTTGTCCTGCATGATTAAGGGAGGTGATAAACAAACTTTACCTATGATTGAGGAGGATGTACGACAATCACTTGATTCAATTTCCACGTTGGAAAGTGATAATTTGACACTAGAACATATTGAATCAGAGTTATTTGGAGATATAAGAGCCTCAATCCAGAAGGTGGCCATTCCAACTAGTGGGGATTTATCTGCAAAGACAGATAATGTAGCTAATTCTT CGGCAAAGAAAGTGGATCTTGCTTCAAAAGATAGG ATGAAGCCAATAATTGCTCCAAAAAGAACTAGTGGAGCACAAGCTGGGATACCCAAAAGTCAGCCAAAGCAAATTACTGGAACACAAAGATTGGGTAAAGGGTTGAACCAGGATAAGGCACAAGTCACACAG TCTATCAGTAGAACGACAAGTGTAGCATCATTAAAGCCTCCAAAAGTTAACACAAAGTTGCAACCTGTTTATGCATCCAAAAGGGCTTCTTTGGATATCACACGAGTCAAATCAGATAATGACAGCATGAAAATCAGTACAGGTA CTTCTGTTAGAGGGGCTCAGACACCAAAAGCATCTGCCTTAAATAAAACCAGTAGGGTGTTGCCCAAACCTGCTACATCGATGAAGCCATCTTCTGTGGGATCTTCACCTGCAATGAAAATGCATGCAATAAGATCTTCAAGTGATAGTTCTGGAAGTACTTCATCTGACAAGACAGCTAAGTCTTCAATTCCTGTAGTGAGGAGAAAGATTGATAGCAAACCTATTGCCCAACCTTCTGCAAGTGCAAAACTCAAAACCCCTTCAAAAGCCGCGGTGAAGAGTAAACTACCATCTGGGAATTCTGCTGTCTCAGCTTATCTGATGTCTTCGAAGATCAACGCAAATATATCGCCTGCTAGTTCTATTAGTGAGTGGTCTTCtgtatcatcatcatcttctgcGATCCAAAGGTCAAGCAAGTTAAGGACTAGCTTTGACACCAGCTCCTGCAGATCTTTTGATAGTGACACCTCAGCTTTGGATATAAACAATCAATTAATTGATCAGAAGTCAGATAAGCCCGAGATTAGGGGAACAACTTTACCTAGAGAGAGTTCAAAGCAAGCAGGCTCAGTTTCTCGTCCAGCCTCTATGATGAAACCAACAGGATTGCGCATGCCATCCCCGAAGATGGGTTACTTTGATGGG GTGAAGGCAGTCCGCACTCCTAATGGTACTCATTCCAATCCGTCTACTGCACTGTACAAGAAGGAAGCTACCATCTGTAGCCCTAAAGTAAACTCAAACACTAAAGCTAAGAGTGTAAAAGTTCCACTGAGGGCAAACAGAAAGCCTGAAACTCTGAAACACCTCTCTCCTTTATCTTCTTCAGACAAGTCAAATATTTCAGATAATCACTCTGGCACTCAATCCAGTTCAGCTAGTCCAGTGCCCAAAACTGAAACTATCGTCTGTAGCCCAAAAGGAAACTCAAACACAATAGCCAAGAGTGTGAGGGTCCCTCTTAGGGCAAATAAAAAGCCTGAAACTCTGAAACACCGCTCTCCTGCATCTTCTTCAGACAAGTCAAATGTTTCAGATAATCACATTGGTGGTCCAAGTGATATTACTCTTATTCCTGAGTTATCTCTTGAAGTTCAACATGAAATAAGTGGAGCAAATATCGATGTTCTGGCAGAAGAACCTGATCCATTTGAACACATCCAAAGTGCTGGTTGGGTTGCAACTCAGGGTGAAAACCAAGGCATAGCAAGTGCTTTGAACAGTGAGGAAGATATGGCTGAAGGACGTGATACAGTTGAGCATGTTGCAGATGCTAGCTTGGTTGCAACTAAGAGTGAAAACCAAGGTACAGCAAGTAtattgaacaatgaggaagttgTCTCTTTGGTTTCAAGTATGAGTGAAATCCAAGGAATAGCAAGTAaattgaacaatgaggaagttgTGGCCGAAGGACCTGATACAGTTGAACATGTTGCAGATGCCAGTTTGCTTGCAGCTATATTGAACAATGGGGAAGTTGTAGCCAAAGGATCTGATACAGTTGAGCATGTTGCAGATGCTAGTTTGGTTGCGGCTAtattgaacaatgaggaagtttTGGCTGAAGGACCTGGTACAGTTGAACATGTTGCAGATGATAGTTTGGTTGCAGCTAtattgaacaatgaggaagttgTGGCCAAAGGATTTGATACAGTTGAGCATGTTGCAGATGTTAGTTTGGTTACAGCTAtattgaacaatgaggaagttgTAGCCGAAGGATCTGGTACAGTTGATCATGTTGCAGATGCTAGTTTGGTGTCAACTAtattgaacaatgaggaagttgTGCCTGAAGGACCTGTTACAGTTGAACATGTTGCAGATTATAGTTTGGTTGCAGCTatattgaacaatgaagaagttgtAGCCGAAGGATCTGATACAGTTGAGCATGCTGCAGATGCTAGTTTGGTTGCGGCTAtattgaacaatgaggaagttgTGGCTGAAGGACCTGATACAGTTGAACATGTTGCAGATGATGGTTTGGTTGCAATTAAGAGTGAACAGCAAGTCATTGATAACAATGATATTCACGAGATTAAGAGTGAAAACCAAATAATAGCAAACACTTTGAACAATGAAGTTGTGGCGGAAGTGCCAGAAGCAGTTGAACATATAGCAGGTGATGCTTTGTTTGCAATTGAGAGTGAAAATGAAGTCATTGTGAAGAATGATACAAATGTGATTAAAAGTGAATACCTAAGACTAGAGGAAGTTGTAGCCGATGAACCTGACACAGTTGAACACGTTGCATGTGATGGTTTGGTTGCAATTAAGACCGAAAATAAAGTCACTATGAACAATGATACAAATGTGATTAACAGTGAACACCAGAGAATAGAGGAAGTTGTCGCCGATGAACCTGACACAGTTGAACACGTCGCAGGTAATGGTTTGGTTGCAATTAAGAGTGAAAATCAAGTCATTGTGACTAATGATACAGATGTGATCATGAGTGAACACCAAAGAATAGAGGAAGTTGTGGCTGATGAGCCCGTCACAGTTGAACATGTTGCAGGTGATGGTTTGGTTGTAATGAAGAGTGAAAACCAAGTCACTTTGAACAATGATACAGTTATCATTAAGAGTGAAAGCCAAAGAGTAGCAAGTACTTTGAACAATAAGGACTTTGTGGCTGAAGGACCTGATACAGTTGAAGATGTTCCAGGTGATGGTTTTGCTGCGATTGAGAGCGAAAATCACAGTGTTTTGAACAATGATCCGGCTGGTTTGGCTGCAATTAAGGGTCAAAAACAAGGTGTTATGGAGAATGAAATGAACTTGGATACTATTGAGAAGATTGACATCAAGCCTGTTGAGGTTTCTATTACTGAAAACATTAGACGGTGTCAAACAGAGGATGAAGATGGAGTAGGTGTTCAGTGCAATGGTAATTATAATTTGGACGTGCCTAGCCAGATGAATGAGATGAACCTGGAGGATAATGAAAATGGTTATAATTTGGACATGCCTAGCCAGATGGATGAGATGAACCTGGAGGATGATGTAAATGGTGACCTCAAACATACCAGGACTGATCATGTCGAGAGAGAATATGACTCAACTTTCAGAGGTGATGAAGGTAGAGTAGATGTCAAGGATGATTTGAATACTCCTGAGAAAACAAATGCAAAGAAATATGTGTGCGCAAATCAAGCGGACCAATCAAACAGTCAGGTAGAAGAAGTCAGCATGACCCCATTTAGCAATAAGGTTGAATCTCTAATGAACAAATTGGCCTATTTGTCACTAAATACCCCTCAGACAGCAGTTAGAAGGATCCCCTTTGCTGTCAAGAATTCTTCCGGTGATTGTCTTGATTTTTGTGAAGGAGCTGGACATGTAGTTGGGAAGACTGATTTAGATTTGCCTTCTTTGCAAATCGATCATAAAGAGAACAACAATTTATGA